A genome region from Paramisgurnus dabryanus chromosome 12, PD_genome_1.1, whole genome shotgun sequence includes the following:
- the rpl7l1 gene encoding 60S ribosomal protein L7-like 1, translating to MAETGNEKVIKLVPENLLKKRKAYQAIKATQAKQALEQKRKVQKGIPLRFKRLEDFLKRSKRRYRDESRLARLRQRPPPALPPVKHSLAFAVRIKEIKGVSPKVMKVIQMLRLRKIFSGTFVKVSKTSIKMLKTVEPYVAWGFPNLKSVRELILKRGQAKINKKKVPLTDNTVIEQHLGEYGIICLEDLIHEIFSAGKNFRVVNNFLWPFRLSVPRHAARDQVGLMKDVGQPGPRAEDINSVIRKLN from the exons AAATGAGAAAGTTATCAAGCTTGTTCCTGAGAACCTTCTCAAGAAACGCAAAGCATATCAAGCCATCAAGGCAACTCAAGCTAAACAAGCATTAGAACAGAAAAGAAAA GTACAAAAGGGAATTCCTTTGAGGTTTAAGCGCTTGGAGGATTTTCTAAAACGCAGCAAGAGGAGATATCGAGATGAGTCCCGACTCGCAAGGCTTAGACAGAGACCCCCACCGGCCTTGCCGCCAGTTAAACACAGCCTGGCATTTGCAGTCCGCATCAAAGA GATCAAAGGTGTGAGCCCCAAAGTGATGAAAGTTATTCAGATGCTGAGGTTGAGAAAAATCTTCAGTGGCACCTTTGTAAAAGTCAGCAAGACGTCTATAAAAATGCTCAAGACTGTGGAGCCTTACGTTGCATGGGG GTTTCCCAACTTGAAATCTGTCCGGGAGCTGATATTAAAAAGAGGGCAGGCAAAAATTAATAAGAAAAAGGTTCCTTTGACCGACAATACAGTTATTGAGCAGCATCTGG GAGAATATGGGATCATCTGTTTGGAGGATCTTATCCATGAAATCTTCTCTGCTGGAAAGAACTTCAGGGTCGTAAATAACTTCCTGTGGCCATTCCGTCTGTCAGTACCACGACATGCTGCTAGAGACCAAGTTGGATTAATGAAAGATGTTGGACAACCTGGACCCAGAGCTGAGGACATAAATTCAGTCATCAGGAAACTCAACTGA